In Curtobacterium sp. L6-1, a genomic segment contains:
- a CDS encoding DUF4194 domain-containing protein, with translation MSDTTPAPVDDEVAFPDASGVPDPAPHDELDERDESTFALFEGDEGRLDEPQRRALVALLRHPYVSARTHTDEWRAVLDAEHQLRSRLNDLFLELHVDRDREVAFKRQARSESTRRGFPTLLRDAPYTREETIILVYLRMRLRADARPGPDQVVVDRSEILGHVSGFRPATATDRTRDEARVAKAVERLVTARVLLKTTDPDRFRVASVVEVLLPLERLVELDTWLRNATSGGGEPTDGAGTGLPADAGDPETDADAEADDNEEDRA, from the coding sequence GTGAGCGACACGACGCCCGCACCCGTCGACGACGAGGTCGCCTTCCCGGACGCCTCCGGCGTGCCCGACCCGGCGCCCCACGACGAGCTCGACGAACGCGACGAGAGCACCTTCGCCCTGTTCGAGGGCGACGAGGGCCGCCTCGACGAGCCCCAGCGCCGCGCCCTCGTGGCGCTCCTCCGGCACCCCTACGTCAGCGCGCGGACCCACACCGACGAGTGGCGAGCCGTCCTCGACGCCGAGCACCAGCTGCGGTCGCGGCTGAACGACCTGTTCCTCGAGCTGCACGTGGACCGGGACCGCGAGGTCGCCTTCAAGCGCCAGGCCCGGTCGGAGAGCACCCGCCGCGGGTTCCCGACGCTGCTCCGCGACGCCCCGTACACGCGTGAGGAGACGATCATCCTCGTCTACCTGCGGATGCGGTTGCGCGCCGACGCCCGACCAGGGCCCGACCAGGTCGTCGTCGACCGGTCCGAGATCCTCGGGCACGTGTCCGGCTTCCGCCCGGCGACGGCGACCGACCGCACCCGCGACGAGGCCCGCGTCGCCAAGGCCGTCGAGCGACTCGTCACGGCCAGGGTCCTGCTGAAGACCACCGACCCCGACCGCTTCCGGGTCGCGAGCGTCGTCGAGGTCCTGCTCCCCCTGGAGCGCCTCGTGGAGCTCGACACCTGGCTGCGGAACGCGACCAGCGGCGGCGGCGAGCCGACCGACGGGGCCGGGACGGGCCTCCCGGCCGATGCCGGCGACCCGGAGACCGACGCGGACGCCGAGGCGGACGACAACGAGGAGGACCGCGCGTGA